The genomic interval ATTTTTTTAACATTGACCAACAATGGGAAATTGTCCCAAAATCATGATTAGCGTAAACGATGGTCCCAATAGGGGACAAATTGAGGTTTAAGTAAAGGCTGATGATGATTTAGAAGATTGAAACCTAAATGGATATAGTTTTTGGCATTAAAATTTGATAGTCATCATGTGAATCCCTACTAGAATCTGTTTCTGAATAATATTTTGCTGCTTTTTATTACCTTCGTAGAAATTAATGATTCAATATTAAGGAGCATTCACTGTTTTACTTTGGTAGCATTGATTTGCCCCTCTTTCCAAATGGGAAAGAACTCTTCGCCGGTTTTCACATTTTTACGTGTGACTGAGAGGGCGAAGCTATGTACATTTCCAGAGGAATCTGTATCTTAGTAGAAATTAAAGTGAGTTTAACTTAATGAATTAAATATCAGGCATTCAATAACATTTTATGAAACAGAATAGAAAGTATTTTCATCGCAGAATGAATGCTGCTTTGATCATGATCCTTTTCACTGCTATTGGACTCTTGAGTTCATGTGTTACTCAACAGGAAGTTGAATACCTTCAGGATCCAAATAAAGGGACAAGAACCTTCAATGAGGCTCAGATCGAGGATTACAGGCTTAAACCCTATGACGAACTTTATATTCAGATCACCAGTCTGGATGATGCATCTTCAAATATGTTTTCCGGGGCAGCCCAGCAACAATTTACCAATGCCGGCAGCTTGCAGCCATATGGAGCTTCTTTGGTCTCCTATGGAATTGATAAGGACGGATTTCTCATACTGCCCATGATTGGTACCGTAAATGTGAAGGATCAAACAATTCTCCAGGTAAGTAAACTTCTCAAAGACTCTCTGGTAAGTATTTTGAACCAACCTATTGTTTCTGTTAAGCTGGTTAACAGGTATATATCAGTACTGGGGGAGGTTAGAAGTCCTGGCCATTTTGCCCTGGCCCAGGAAAAACTTACCGTTTATGATGCTCTGGGCCTGGCTGGAGATATTAACGAATATGGGAACAAAAAAGAGGTCATCCTGACACGAAATGAAGATGGTAAAAATATCAGGGTAGCCCTGGATCTGACAAAATCCGAAATTCTGGCTTCCAATTATTACTATATGAAGCCCAATGACATGCTTTATATTAAACCAATGAGAAAAAAATTCTGGGGCATGAGAGAATTCCCCTTCTCGGTGGTTCTTACTACTATCTCTACAGCTTTGTTGATTTACTCAGTCACTAAATAGTTTTCGAATACCTACATCTCAAATGGCAAATCAGAAGAATGTTAATTTCATAGAAGAGAATGATTTCAATACCATTCTTAGAATGGTCCTGAGAAATTATTACCTGTTCATTATCAGTATCGTGATAGCACTTGGACTGGGTTTTCTTAAGAACAGGTACTCAATTCCTGTTTACCAGATTACCTCATCCTTATTGATCAAAGAGGACTCAAAACAAGGTGGTGGCGGAAATGTCAATGACTTCCTGAATAGTAGCCTTTTTGGGAAAAATCAGAATTTTCAAAATGAACTTTGGGTACTTCAATCCACACCTGTTTTCGAACAAACCATCAAAAATCTTGATCTCTCTGTCAGTATCTTTAAAAAAGAGAAGTTACAGGACTTTGATATGTATAAATCTGCTCCCTTTAGGGTTCTCTTCGTTAGAGACCATGTTCAACCAATTGGAGTCAGGTTGCAGATAGAATTTTTTAAAGGAGGTGGTTTTCTCATTAAAGGTGAGTCAGAATTCGTCTCTTTCTATAATTATGCCTCGGGTCAATATAAAACCCAAAAAGCAAACTGGAAATTTCAGCAATATGGCAAGTTTGGAAAGCTCATTGAAAACCAGGACTTGTCATTTATCATTGAACTGGATAGTACTAAAGCCATTCCGGATAATGAGACTAAACTATACAGCTTCCAGTTTCAGGATCTTAATGGACTGGCGCAGGCATATAAAAGTATGTTTGCATTCGATGTTATCGATAAAAAGGCAACCGTTATTAAAGTGAGTCTCCTTACTCAATCCGTCGACAAAGGAATTGACCTTGTAAATGAACTCATGAATGTTTATTCAACTCAAAACCTGAACAGGAAAAATCATATTGCAAGTATCACCATCGATTATATTGAGAAACAGTTGGGTGAGATTTCTGATTCATTGAGTATGACAGAAGACAATCTCCAACGCTTCAGATCCTCAAACCAGCTGCTCGACGTGGAAGAACAAGCTACAGGTATATCTGCCCAGTATATGAATCTGCAGAATCAGAAAGCTGAACTGATGGGCCAGAAGCGATATTATGAATATGTTGCCGATTATCTTGCGAAGAATGATGATGTTTCTAAAATGATAGTGCCGGCATCCTATGGAATTCAGGATCAGATTCTGAATAACCTGATGTCAGAACTGATCTCTGCCCAGGCTCAGCGTTCCAACCTGATTGATAATAAGCAGGAAAGGAATCCTTTGGTTAAGAAACTGGATATCCAAATCGCCAATATCAAGAAGACCATATCGGATAATATTTCTGCTGTCCGACAAACTACCAATATTTCCATTGATGAAATGAATAAAAGGATTTCCCGGATCGAAGGACAAATCAGTAATCTTCCCAAAACCCAGCGGCAATTGGGTGGAATTGAGCGCAAATACAGACTGAATGATGCAATTTATAACTACCTGCTTGAAAAAAGAGCAGAAGCAAAAATTACAAAAGCTTCTAATTTGCCGGATGATATTATCATTGAACCTGCTTTAAACAACGGTCCGGTTTCCCCTAACACCAAGAAGATCTATATGCTGGCCCTGATCATAGGGATCGGTTTACCTTTAAGTTTTCTATTCATCAAAAATGCCCTCAACGACAGGCTGGATCCCCAGGATAATATTGAAAGGCTTACTGATGCTCCGGTTGTTGGGAAGATCATGCATAACAACAAAAAAACCAATAATATCATGTTTGAGTATCCAACCTCAAACATCGCTGAATCATTCAGGGCTTTGCGAACCAACCTTGATTTTTATCTAAAGGGGGGCAATAAGAAAGTAATTCTTGTTACTTCAAGTATCGAGGGTGAAGGTAAATCATTCAATGCGTTGAATATCGCAATGAGTTATGCTCAGCTTGGTAAAAAAACCATTCTTCTCGACTTCGACTTGCGAAAGCAATCCAATTATTTTAATAAAAAGGAGGGTGAATCCAGTGATGGTATCAGTTCTTACCTGATCAAAATGGTAACTTTAAAAGATATCATCCTGAAAACTCCGCACGAAAACCTGGATTATATCAATTCTGGTCCAATTCCTCCAAATCCGGCAGAATTGATCGCTATGGATGAAACAAAGAATATGATCCATTACCTTCAGGAAAAATATGACTATATTATCATCGATTCACCACCACTTGCCCAGGTAACTGATGGATTCCTGCTGATTGACCATGCCGATATCAAAGTGATTGTTTCTCGTTATCTCTACTCAAGGAAAAAGATCTTCACTTTGATCCTGAAAGATCTTCGACAGAAAAAAGTTGAAAATGTTTGTATTGTACTCAATGATAATAAGAGCAATATGGACCAGTATGGATATGGCTATGGATACAACAAAAAGAAAAAATAGCAGACTTTTAATTATCTAGTGCTTTAATTATTTTCCGCAATGAGTTACTTCAAGAAGGCCTTTTTGAAGATTAAGATTTTACTTGGAAAGGATGGCCATGAAAGGACTAAAAAGGCAAGGAAGAATATTGCTGTCCTTTTGATGGTCAAGGGTTTAAGCATTGCAATCAGCCTTGTACTTGTTCCTCTTACAATCCACTATATCAATCCAACCCAATATGGGATATGGATCACATTAAGCTCAATCATAGCATGGTTGGGTTTTTTTGATATAGGGTTTGGCAATGGATTGCGAAATAAATTCGCAGAAGCAGTTGCACATAAAAACTTTGAACTGGCACGTATTTATGTCAGTACTACCTATGCTATTCTGAGTATCATCATTGCTGTTGTAATGATAATCTTCTTTTGTATCAATCCTTTCCTTGATTGGTCGAAAATTCTAAACACGCCGCCTGAAATGGCTCATGAACTGAGTATTCTGGCGATGATTGTATTTGTTTTCTTCTGTATTCAGTTCGTAACACAACTCCTGGTCACAATAATGACTGCAAACCAGGAACCGGCAAAAGCATCAGTTTTTAATATGCTGGGAAGCTTGTTCTCTTTGACGGTAATCCTAATACTAACTAAATCAACTGAAGGAAACCTGCTTTACCTGGCCACAGCGTTAGGCCTGACTCCGGTATTGGTATTGATTGCATCAAGCCTTTGGTATTACAATCATGATTACAGGAAGTTTGCACCTTCCTTATCACATGTGAAGTTCAAATTTGCCAATGACCTGATGAACCTGGGTGTTAAATTCTTTGTCATCCAGATCGCAGCCGTTGTTATCTATCAAACCAGTAATATCATCATTGCTCAGCTTTTCGGACCAGAACAGGTCACTTCCTATAATATTGCCTACAAATACTTCAGCATTGTGCCCATGGTTTTTGGTATTGTAATGATGCCTTTCTGGAGTGCTTTTACTGAAGCCTGGCTTAAAAAAGATATCGACTGGATAAGGAAAACAATGAAAAACCTGGTCCGACTTTGGTCTTTGATCAGTATTGGTGCTGTTATTATGCTGATCTTCTCTACAACGATTTATCGTTTATGGGTGGGAAGTGAAATTAAAGTTCAATTCAGTGTTTCATTGGTTATAGCTGCTTATGTTGTGTTTAATGCCTGGTGTGGGATTTTCTCAAACTTCCTGAATGGTGTTGGTAAAATCAAATTACAGCTATATGGCGGATTATTTAGTGCGATTGTGAATATTCCACTGGCCATTTTCCTGGGGAAAAACCTGGGACTCTATGGAGTACTCTTATCAACCTGCATCCTGGCTGTAATCAGCGCTATTTGGTCGCCAATCCAATATTGGAAGTTAATCAATAACAGGGCAACCGGAATCTGGAATAAATAGTATATGAATATTCTAATAATTAATTCCTTAAACCCGTTAAAGAATTCGGGAACTGTGGCAATCGATGTATTTAATGCATTGAAAACCAGAGGGCATAAGGTGAAATTATTGGTTAATATTTATAGCAATGAATACCCGGAAGATATCATTGCAATGCAAACACCATTCAGTGTATTCGTGGATAAATATAAAAGGAAGATTGTCCGGAAGTTCTTTAATTTTAACAACATACCAAGCGATCCCAATTACCATTTTCATCACCTTAAGGAAGATAAATTACATTACTCAACAAACAAGCTCCTGAAGAAAGCCGGCCTTATACCTGATATTATTCTGGTTCTGTTTGCTAAAGACTTTCTCAATTCAAGAAACTTTGCTGAGCTAAATAAGCTGACAAAAGCACCTATTTATTGGTTGATGTATGATATGGCGCCACTTACAGGCGGATGTCATTATGCCTGGGAATGTAAAGGATATGAAAACTTGTGCGGAAAATGTCCGGGCCTTTTTTCAGAGAATCCAGAGGATATCACTCATTTCAACCTGAAGTATAAAAAGTACTACCTCGATCAAACAGATATAAAAATTATTGCAGCTTCCGAATGGCAATACAGGCAGGCAAAAAGATCAAACCTCTTTAAACAAAAATCGGTTTTTAAAGTGCTGTTATCTATCGATCCAACTGTTTTTCAAAAAGTTGATAAAAAGATAATTAGAACTAAACTTGGAATTGAGCCTGGGCGGAAAGTGATATTTTTTGGTTCTGTTGATATGCGGCATCTTCGAAAGGGCGCACAATATCTGGTAGAGAGTCTCAACTTATTAAAAGAAAAAACCCGGAATACTGATCTTGATGATAAAATACTACTCCTGATTGCAGGGAAAGGCATTGAAGAAATACAACATGTTTTGCCATTTGAAATTAAATACCTGGGCTATGTGGACGATAGGCTCGGGCTCGCATCAGCTTACCAGGCAGCGGATATATTTCTTTGTCCATCAATTGAGGATTCAGGGCCCTCAATGATTAACCAGTCTTTAATGTGCGGAACCCCGGTAGTGTCCTTCGAAATGGGTGTCTCTCCTGACCTGGTAATAAATCAGGAAACAGGTTATATGGCGGAACTAAGAAACAGCCGGGATATGGCGGATGGAATCTATGAAATTCTCTCTCTAACTGATGAAAAGCATGCCCATATGTCGCAGAATTGTCGCGAACTTGCCATGAATCTTTGCTCTCCTGATAAACAAATTGACCAGTTTGAGTCTTTATTTAAACAGAAGTAATTTATCAGATGCATAATTATTGTAAACCGCTTGATTGGGACACTACCTTTTTTGGATATAAAATAGGAAGTATCCTGGCTGATCAACTAACACCAGCTGTATTGTCATCTATTATTAAAGAAATGAGAATACAGAATTACAAACTTGCTTATGGATTTGCCAAACCTGAAGATGTTATTTCAAATGGTGCATTTGCAGAGTATTCTGCCTTTCTTGCGGATGAAAAGGTGACTTTTC from Bacteroidales bacterium carries:
- a CDS encoding polysaccharide biosynthesis/export family protein, which encodes MKQNRKYFHRRMNAALIMILFTAIGLLSSCVTQQEVEYLQDPNKGTRTFNEAQIEDYRLKPYDELYIQITSLDDASSNMFSGAAQQQFTNAGSLQPYGASLVSYGIDKDGFLILPMIGTVNVKDQTILQVSKLLKDSLVSILNQPIVSVKLVNRYISVLGEVRSPGHFALAQEKLTVYDALGLAGDINEYGNKKEVILTRNEDGKNIRVALDLTKSEILASNYYYMKPNDMLYIKPMRKKFWGMREFPFSVVLTTISTALLIYSVTK
- a CDS encoding polysaccharide biosynthesis tyrosine autokinase → MANQKNVNFIEENDFNTILRMVLRNYYLFIISIVIALGLGFLKNRYSIPVYQITSSLLIKEDSKQGGGGNVNDFLNSSLFGKNQNFQNELWVLQSTPVFEQTIKNLDLSVSIFKKEKLQDFDMYKSAPFRVLFVRDHVQPIGVRLQIEFFKGGGFLIKGESEFVSFYNYASGQYKTQKANWKFQQYGKFGKLIENQDLSFIIELDSTKAIPDNETKLYSFQFQDLNGLAQAYKSMFAFDVIDKKATVIKVSLLTQSVDKGIDLVNELMNVYSTQNLNRKNHIASITIDYIEKQLGEISDSLSMTEDNLQRFRSSNQLLDVEEQATGISAQYMNLQNQKAELMGQKRYYEYVADYLAKNDDVSKMIVPASYGIQDQILNNLMSELISAQAQRSNLIDNKQERNPLVKKLDIQIANIKKTISDNISAVRQTTNISIDEMNKRISRIEGQISNLPKTQRQLGGIERKYRLNDAIYNYLLEKRAEAKITKASNLPDDIIIEPALNNGPVSPNTKKIYMLALIIGIGLPLSFLFIKNALNDRLDPQDNIERLTDAPVVGKIMHNNKKTNNIMFEYPTSNIAESFRALRTNLDFYLKGGNKKVILVTSSIEGEGKSFNALNIAMSYAQLGKKTILLDFDLRKQSNYFNKKEGESSDGISSYLIKMVTLKDIILKTPHENLDYINSGPIPPNPAELIAMDETKNMIHYLQEKYDYIIIDSPPLAQVTDGFLLIDHADIKVIVSRYLYSRKKIFTLILKDLRQKKVENVCIVLNDNKSNMDQYGYGYGYNKKKK
- a CDS encoding oligosaccharide flippase family protein encodes the protein MKIKILLGKDGHERTKKARKNIAVLLMVKGLSIAISLVLVPLTIHYINPTQYGIWITLSSIIAWLGFFDIGFGNGLRNKFAEAVAHKNFELARIYVSTTYAILSIIIAVVMIIFFCINPFLDWSKILNTPPEMAHELSILAMIVFVFFCIQFVTQLLVTIMTANQEPAKASVFNMLGSLFSLTVILILTKSTEGNLLYLATALGLTPVLVLIASSLWYYNHDYRKFAPSLSHVKFKFANDLMNLGVKFFVIQIAAVVIYQTSNIIIAQLFGPEQVTSYNIAYKYFSIVPMVFGIVMMPFWSAFTEAWLKKDIDWIRKTMKNLVRLWSLISIGAVIMLIFSTTIYRLWVGSEIKVQFSVSLVIAAYVVFNAWCGIFSNFLNGVGKIKLQLYGGLFSAIVNIPLAIFLGKNLGLYGVLLSTCILAVISAIWSPIQYWKLINNRATGIWNK
- a CDS encoding glycosyltransferase, whose translation is MNILIINSLNPLKNSGTVAIDVFNALKTRGHKVKLLVNIYSNEYPEDIIAMQTPFSVFVDKYKRKIVRKFFNFNNIPSDPNYHFHHLKEDKLHYSTNKLLKKAGLIPDIILVLFAKDFLNSRNFAELNKLTKAPIYWLMYDMAPLTGGCHYAWECKGYENLCGKCPGLFSENPEDITHFNLKYKKYYLDQTDIKIIAASEWQYRQAKRSNLFKQKSVFKVLLSIDPTVFQKVDKKIIRTKLGIEPGRKVIFFGSVDMRHLRKGAQYLVESLNLLKEKTRNTDLDDKILLLIAGKGIEEIQHVLPFEIKYLGYVDDRLGLASAYQAADIFLCPSIEDSGPSMINQSLMCGTPVVSFEMGVSPDLVINQETGYMAELRNSRDMADGIYEILSLTDEKHAHMSQNCRELAMNLCSPDKQIDQFESLFKQK